Proteins from one Geomonas agri genomic window:
- a CDS encoding dihydrolipoamide acetyltransferase family protein — MPFDFKLPDLGEGIAEVELRRWLVAEGDVVREHQPLLEVETDKAVVEVPSPRSGVVAGLRHKEGEAVKVGEVLLTLTEREAEPASQAPSQAKVQSESPSPAPSTSSVQGQAPRPASVGIVGSLPEAEEEAGAVVGGGVGAVPAVKAGSAAGSAGFEGLATPMVRKLARERGIDLRNIEGSGPRGCIRPEDLERQLPPTGRVVGGSGAEERVPLRGLRRAIARNVTASQRTTAFVTSMEEVDITDIFEMRIREQGEVESRGTHLTFLPFFMKAVQHALKEHPLLNASIDDEAQELVLKSHYHFGIAVDTPEGLMVPVIRDVDKKSIIELAQAIQELGRKARERSIALEELRGSSFTITNYGHFGGTFATPIINWPDVAIMGFGRIVERPWVHRGQIAIRKILPLSLTFDHRATDGADAARFLGKVLRYLEDPALLFLDCG, encoded by the coding sequence ATGCCTTTCGACTTCAAACTTCCGGATCTGGGCGAAGGGATCGCCGAGGTGGAGCTGCGCCGCTGGCTGGTTGCCGAGGGGGACGTGGTTCGCGAACACCAGCCGCTACTGGAGGTGGAGACGGACAAGGCTGTGGTCGAGGTCCCCTCGCCCCGGTCGGGGGTGGTGGCCGGGCTGCGCCACAAGGAGGGGGAAGCAGTCAAGGTGGGCGAGGTCCTGCTGACCCTGACGGAGCGTGAGGCCGAACCGGCGTCGCAGGCGCCGTCCCAGGCAAAGGTGCAGTCGGAGTCCCCATCCCCGGCTCCCTCCACGTCTTCGGTGCAGGGCCAGGCACCACGGCCGGCGTCGGTGGGGATTGTGGGGTCCCTCCCGGAAGCGGAGGAAGAGGCGGGTGCCGTAGTGGGCGGTGGTGTCGGAGCCGTCCCCGCCGTGAAGGCTGGGTCCGCGGCGGGCTCCGCCGGCTTCGAAGGGCTGGCGACGCCGATGGTTCGTAAACTGGCACGGGAGCGGGGCATCGACCTGAGAAACATCGAGGGGAGCGGCCCGCGTGGCTGCATCAGGCCCGAGGACCTGGAGCGCCAGCTTCCTCCAACCGGCAGGGTGGTGGGTGGCTCCGGGGCGGAAGAGCGGGTGCCGCTGCGTGGCCTGCGCCGCGCCATCGCCCGCAACGTGACCGCCTCCCAGAGAACCACCGCCTTCGTGACCAGTATGGAAGAGGTTGATATCACTGATATCTTCGAGATGCGCATCCGGGAACAGGGGGAGGTGGAATCCCGTGGCACCCATCTCACCTTCCTCCCGTTCTTCATGAAAGCCGTGCAGCACGCGCTGAAGGAGCACCCGCTGTTGAATGCCTCCATCGACGACGAGGCGCAGGAACTGGTGCTCAAGAGTCACTACCATTTCGGCATCGCGGTGGATACGCCCGAGGGGCTCATGGTCCCGGTGATCCGCGATGTGGACAAGAAGAGCATCATCGAGCTGGCGCAGGCGATCCAGGAGCTGGGGCGCAAGGCCCGCGAGCGGAGCATCGCGCTGGAAGAATTGCGCGGCAGCAGTTTCACCATCACCAATTACGGCCACTTCGGCGGTACTTTCGCCACCCCCATCATCAACTGGCCCGACGTCGCCATCATGGGATTCGGGCGTATAGTCGAGCGCCCCTGGGTGCACCGCGGCCAGATCGCCATCAGGAAGATCCTGCCCCTGTCCCTGACCTTCGACCACCGTGCCACCGACGGCGCCGATGCCGCCCGTTTCCTGGGCAAGGTGCTGCGTTACCTGGAAGACCCCGCCCTGTTGTTCCTCGACTGCGGCTAA
- a CDS encoding CsbD family protein, whose amino-acid sequence MKPSTKDQAKGKMHELKGQVKESAGKTTRNVSMEQQGRGEKITGKVEKNVGKAEKKLEK is encoded by the coding sequence ATGAAACCGAGCACGAAAGACCAAGCTAAAGGGAAAATGCATGAGTTGAAAGGACAGGTTAAAGAATCGGCTGGAAAGACCACCCGTAACGTTTCCATGGAGCAACAGGGCAGGGGGGAGAAAATTACCGGCAAGGTCGAGAAAAACGTCGGTAAGGCGGAGAAAAAACTGGAGAAATAG
- a CDS encoding rhomboid family intramembrane serine protease, giving the protein MRSDRGGDLVVNGIIVANVLYYILSLLISSRSTFGGGIFGFLSPDDNSLALLGATGTYPVFRYGLWTLISANYLHGGAMHILFNMMALRQIGPWVCAEFGASRMFVIYTASGVAGYLLSVVAGVPFTIGASAAVCGLIGALFYFGKSRGGNYGQAVSREVSGWLISLVVFGLIMPGINNWGHGGGIVGGVIVAKLLGYRERRPETSLHRVAALICLLLTVAVLAFGVWRGVIVLSYRHF; this is encoded by the coding sequence ATGCGTAGCGATCGGGGGGGCGACCTCGTTGTCAATGGCATCATCGTCGCCAACGTGCTCTATTACATCCTGTCGCTGCTGATCTCCAGCAGGAGCACGTTCGGCGGTGGGATCTTCGGCTTTTTGTCCCCGGATGACAACAGCCTTGCGCTGCTGGGAGCCACCGGGACCTACCCCGTTTTCCGCTACGGCCTCTGGACGCTCATCTCCGCGAATTACCTGCACGGCGGCGCCATGCACATCCTGTTCAACATGATGGCTCTGCGCCAGATCGGGCCATGGGTCTGCGCCGAGTTCGGCGCGAGCCGCATGTTCGTCATCTACACGGCAAGCGGCGTTGCGGGGTACCTTCTCTCCGTGGTTGCCGGCGTTCCCTTCACCATCGGCGCCTCCGCGGCGGTCTGCGGCCTGATCGGCGCCCTGTTTTATTTCGGCAAGAGCCGTGGCGGCAACTACGGTCAGGCGGTCTCGCGGGAGGTGAGCGGGTGGCTGATCAGCCTGGTTGTCTTCGGCCTGATCATGCCCGGCATCAACAACTGGGGACATGGCGGCGGCATCGTCGGTGGAGTCATCGTGGCGAAGCTGCTGGGCTACCGGGAGCGGCGCCCCGAGACTTCGCTGCACCGCGTGGCAGCTCTCATCTGTCTTTTGCTCACCGTTGCCGTCCTCGCCTTCGGCGTCTGGAGGGGCGTGATCGTCCTCTCCTATCGCCATTTCTGA
- a CDS encoding sensor domain-containing protein, whose translation MSGAGGTKSIIGIRSEKNSSKKSAKATYLSRNELAAELKLYADRYEHAPVAHITLDRSGVIRAINLTGAKMLGVERDSLVGRPFAELFSETSRPPLAEFFERLLASNESSSCNALLSDAGNALQQLRIEAIPCRDGSEIQLALIGITESEKAAKALQISEARYRGLFEAAKDGIMIVDAGTGEIYDVNPFLMEMLGYQRDEMVGMLLWEVPPLTPLAASETEFAVLQHRDYLHNDDLRLVTRDGRSVTVEVVVTGYRIDRSKVLQFNIRDITVRKNAEEALLKSEEQCRTIVSNINEYVYSVRFEDGDIKSIYHSPKCLDITGYSPEDYYRDPLLWFTMIHEEDRNQVVQFLNSIFAGEDQDPIRHRIVHKDGSIRWILNNCAVQRTRKANRVTISRLDGFILDITDIKRAEENIFFLAHHDPLTKLPNRSTLYARIEDVLKVAQKTHTSVALLFLDIDGFKQINDSMGHDVGDRLLQSVARKLGDCTRSCDAVARLGGDEFVVVLWDCGVSETTVVAEKIIHAGFPLQGTNIIVTPSIGISIYPEDGRDYLSLLKHADIAMYHAKKGGGNNFQFFTHKLNEMANQRFALESELRHALERDEFVLHYQPKVDLATGHFSSMEALIRWQHPVHGLMMPEHFIQTAEDSGLLHQISKWIIPTVCRQIRQWHQQGLGQVSAAVNLSASFFQHRDFEETIEASLLETGIPPESLELELTEATIMSDPQRVLGSMAAMKALGLQLSIDDFGTGYSSLSYLKKLPVDKLKIDQSFIRNIARDNDNAAVVRAVISIGRSMQLKVIAEGVENASQLAWLQAEGSEEAQGYYFSRPVPVQKMTALLREKANFLHNPRGRVQARQF comes from the coding sequence ATGAGCGGAGCAGGTGGAACGAAGAGCATCATCGGGATTCGTTCCGAAAAGAACAGCTCGAAAAAGAGCGCCAAGGCCACGTACCTTTCCCGCAACGAACTCGCTGCGGAATTAAAGTTGTATGCCGACCGATATGAGCATGCACCAGTGGCCCACATCACCTTGGACCGTTCCGGAGTGATCCGCGCCATCAACCTGACCGGAGCGAAAATGCTCGGGGTTGAGCGGGACTCCCTGGTCGGGCGCCCCTTTGCCGAACTCTTCAGCGAAACCTCCCGCCCTCCTTTGGCCGAGTTTTTCGAGCGGCTGCTTGCCTCCAACGAGAGCAGCTCCTGCAACGCCCTCCTCTCCGACGCCGGCAATGCGTTGCAGCAACTGCGCATAGAAGCCATCCCCTGCCGGGACGGTTCCGAGATCCAGCTCGCCCTGATCGGGATCACCGAAAGCGAAAAGGCAGCCAAGGCGCTGCAGATCTCCGAGGCCCGCTACCGCGGCCTGTTCGAAGCCGCCAAGGACGGCATCATGATCGTGGATGCCGGCACCGGCGAGATCTACGACGTGAACCCTTTCCTGATGGAGATGCTCGGCTACCAGCGGGACGAGATGGTAGGGATGCTGCTTTGGGAAGTCCCGCCGCTCACCCCCCTCGCCGCGAGCGAAACCGAATTCGCCGTCCTCCAGCATCGGGACTACCTGCACAACGACGATCTGCGCCTTGTCACGCGCGACGGCCGCAGTGTGACCGTCGAGGTCGTCGTCACCGGGTACCGCATCGACCGCAGCAAGGTGCTTCAGTTCAACATCCGGGACATCACCGTCCGCAAGAACGCCGAAGAAGCGCTTTTGAAAAGCGAAGAGCAGTGCCGCACCATCGTCAGCAACATCAACGAGTACGTGTACAGCGTCCGCTTCGAAGACGGCGACATCAAGTCCATCTACCACAGCCCCAAGTGCCTCGACATCACCGGATACAGTCCCGAGGATTACTACCGTGACCCGCTCCTGTGGTTCACCATGATCCACGAGGAGGACCGCAACCAGGTGGTCCAGTTCCTGAACAGCATCTTCGCCGGCGAGGACCAGGACCCGATCCGGCACCGGATCGTGCACAAGGACGGGTCGATACGCTGGATCCTGAACAACTGTGCCGTGCAGCGCACCCGCAAGGCGAACCGGGTCACCATCTCCCGCTTGGACGGCTTCATCCTGGACATCACCGACATCAAGCGCGCCGAAGAGAACATCTTCTTCCTCGCCCACCACGACCCGCTCACCAAGCTTCCCAACCGCAGCACCCTCTACGCCAGGATTGAGGACGTCCTCAAGGTGGCCCAGAAAACGCACACCAGCGTCGCCCTGCTGTTCCTCGACATCGACGGCTTTAAGCAGATCAACGACTCCATGGGGCATGACGTGGGGGATCGGCTGCTACAGTCGGTGGCCCGCAAACTTGGCGATTGCACCCGATCCTGCGACGCGGTAGCCCGACTGGGTGGAGATGAGTTCGTAGTGGTACTCTGGGACTGCGGCGTCAGCGAAACGACCGTGGTGGCCGAAAAGATCATCCACGCCGGGTTCCCACTGCAGGGGACCAACATCATCGTGACCCCCAGCATCGGCATCAGCATCTATCCCGAGGACGGCAGGGACTACCTCTCACTTTTGAAGCACGCCGACATCGCCATGTACCATGCCAAGAAAGGAGGGGGGAACAACTTCCAGTTCTTCACCCACAAGCTCAACGAGATGGCCAACCAGCGCTTTGCCCTGGAATCCGAGTTGCGGCACGCCCTGGAACGCGACGAGTTTGTGCTGCACTACCAGCCCAAGGTGGACTTGGCCACCGGCCACTTCAGCAGCATGGAGGCACTGATTCGCTGGCAGCATCCGGTACACGGCCTGATGATGCCCGAGCATTTCATCCAGACCGCCGAGGACAGCGGCCTGCTGCACCAGATCAGCAAGTGGATCATCCCCACCGTCTGCCGCCAGATTCGTCAGTGGCATCAGCAGGGGCTGGGGCAGGTATCGGCGGCGGTCAACCTTTCGGCGAGTTTTTTCCAGCACAGAGACTTCGAGGAGACCATCGAGGCGTCCCTGTTGGAAACCGGCATCCCTCCGGAATCGCTGGAACTGGAACTCACCGAAGCGACCATCATGAGCGATCCACAGCGGGTGCTGGGGAGCATGGCAGCCATGAAGGCGCTCGGTCTTCAGCTTTCCATCGACGATTTCGGCACCGGCTATTCCAGTCTCAGCTACCTGAAGAAGCTGCCGGTGGACAAACTGAAAATCGACCAGTCCTTCATTCGCAACATCGCCCGCGACAACGACAACGCCGCCGTGGTGCGGGCGGTGATCAGCATCGGGCGCAGCATGCAGCTCAAGGTGATCGCGGAGGGTGTGGAAAACGCTTCCCAGTTGGCGTGGCTGCAGGCCGAGGGGAGCGAGGAGGCGCAAGGGTATTACTTCAGCCGGCCGGTGCCGGTACAGAAGATGACCGCGCTGCTCAGGGAAAAGGCGAATTTCCTGCATAACCCGCGCGGTCGGGTACAGGCCAGGCAGTTTTAA
- the pdhA gene encoding pyruvate dehydrogenase (acetyl-transferring) E1 component subunit alpha codes for MPEVLLANFQTKRLEVLNEKGEADLELLPDLSDAEIWRLYELMLLARIFDERAVALQREGRIGTYPPIRGQEAAQVGSAFALNQKDWLFPSFREMGAHLTLGYPIPQLLQYWGGDERAQKVPSGLNIFPFCVAVGSQIPHAAGAALAARYRRDPVAVVTYFGDGATSKGDFHEAMNLAGVFSLPLVFICQNNQWAISIPLKGQTASATLAQKAIAYGFEGVQVDGNDVFAVYRATRQAVEKARSGAGPTFIECLTYRMADHTTADDAGRYRSGEEVSFWAARDPILRLERFLEGRGLWSPQKREEAAAQAAAIVDAGVAEMEASAPPAAAEIFDEVLATPTPRQAGQRKVR; via the coding sequence ATGCCGGAAGTGTTACTTGCCAATTTTCAAACCAAACGACTGGAAGTCCTGAACGAGAAGGGGGAGGCGGATCTGGAGTTGTTGCCGGATCTCTCCGATGCCGAAATCTGGCGCCTGTACGAGTTGATGCTGCTGGCGCGCATCTTCGACGAGCGCGCCGTCGCCCTGCAGCGCGAGGGACGCATCGGCACCTATCCCCCGATCCGGGGACAGGAGGCTGCCCAGGTCGGCAGCGCCTTCGCGCTGAACCAAAAGGACTGGCTTTTCCCTTCCTTCCGGGAGATGGGGGCGCATCTCACGCTGGGCTACCCGATCCCGCAACTTTTGCAGTACTGGGGCGGTGACGAGCGGGCCCAGAAGGTGCCGTCGGGATTGAACATCTTCCCCTTCTGCGTCGCCGTAGGGAGCCAGATTCCGCACGCGGCGGGGGCGGCCCTTGCTGCGCGCTACCGGCGCGACCCGGTGGCCGTGGTCACCTACTTCGGCGATGGCGCTACCTCTAAGGGCGACTTCCACGAGGCCATGAACCTCGCCGGGGTTTTCAGCCTCCCCCTGGTATTCATCTGCCAGAACAACCAGTGGGCCATCTCCATCCCGCTCAAGGGGCAGACCGCTTCCGCAACCCTTGCTCAGAAGGCGATCGCCTACGGGTTCGAAGGTGTGCAGGTGGATGGCAACGACGTCTTCGCCGTGTACCGGGCCACCCGCCAAGCAGTTGAAAAGGCTCGAAGCGGTGCCGGCCCCACCTTCATCGAATGTCTCACCTACCGCATGGCCGACCATACCACCGCCGACGACGCCGGGCGCTACCGCTCCGGAGAAGAGGTCTCATTCTGGGCGGCGCGCGATCCCATCCTGCGCCTGGAGCGCTTCCTGGAGGGGCGCGGGCTCTGGAGCCCGCAAAAACGTGAAGAGGCCGCGGCGCAGGCCGCCGCCATCGTCGACGCCGGAGTCGCGGAGATGGAGGCCTCGGCCCCGCCGGCCGCGGCGGAAATCTTCGACGAGGTCCTCGCCACGCCCACGCCGCGCCAGGCCGGCCAAAGGAAGGTGCGCTGA
- a CDS encoding lmo0937 family membrane protein: MLWTIVVILLVLWLLGLVTSYTLGGFIHLLLVIAIIIVILNLIQGRRPL, encoded by the coding sequence ATGCTTTGGACCATCGTAGTGATTCTTCTGGTACTGTGGTTGCTGGGGCTCGTGACCAGCTATACGTTGGGCGGCTTCATCCACCTGCTGCTGGTTATTGCCATCATCATCGTTATACTGAACCTGATACAGGGACGCAGGCCACTTTAG
- a CDS encoding alpha-ketoacid dehydrogenase subunit beta, protein MAQLNMVQAINQALSQEMARDDRVLLLGEDVGRDGGVFRVTEGLLERFGRERVLDTPLCESGIMGAAIGMAAYGLRPVPEIQFLGFTYSAFEQLFAHAARLRSRSRGRYSCPMVVRTPYGGGIKAPELHEESTEALFCQVPGLKVVVPSGPYVAKGLLLAALRDPDPVLFLEPTRLYRLLREEVPEGEYLVELGKARVARPGNSVTVVAWGSMLERVLKAVEGYDAEVLDLLTLNPFDSEAIISSVQKTGRLVIVHEAAKTCGFGAEIAATVAEAAILHLRAPILRVTAPDVPVPLAKLIDYYLPDAQQIRFALDEVLQY, encoded by the coding sequence ATGGCCCAGCTCAACATGGTACAGGCGATCAACCAGGCTCTGTCCCAGGAGATGGCTCGCGACGACCGGGTGCTCCTGCTTGGTGAGGATGTGGGGCGCGACGGCGGCGTGTTCCGGGTGACCGAGGGGCTCCTGGAACGCTTCGGCAGGGAGCGCGTCCTGGATACCCCGCTGTGCGAATCCGGCATCATGGGGGCGGCCATCGGCATGGCGGCCTACGGTCTGCGGCCGGTGCCGGAAATACAGTTTCTGGGCTTCACCTATTCCGCCTTTGAGCAGCTCTTCGCCCATGCAGCGCGGCTGCGTTCCCGCTCCCGCGGCCGCTATAGCTGCCCGATGGTGGTTCGTACCCCCTACGGCGGTGGCATCAAAGCGCCGGAACTGCACGAGGAGAGCACCGAGGCGCTCTTTTGCCAGGTACCCGGCCTGAAGGTGGTGGTGCCGTCCGGGCCCTACGTGGCCAAGGGGCTTCTCTTGGCGGCGCTGCGCGATCCCGACCCGGTGCTGTTTCTGGAGCCGACCCGGCTGTACCGCCTGCTGCGCGAGGAGGTGCCGGAAGGGGAGTACCTGGTGGAACTCGGCAAGGCCCGGGTGGCGCGACCGGGGAACTCGGTGACCGTGGTGGCCTGGGGCAGCATGCTAGAGCGGGTGCTGAAAGCGGTGGAAGGGTACGACGCCGAGGTGCTGGATCTCCTGACCTTGAACCCGTTCGACAGCGAGGCGATCATCAGCTCGGTGCAAAAGACCGGGCGGCTGGTGATCGTGCACGAGGCGGCCAAGACCTGCGGCTTCGGCGCCGAGATCGCGGCCACCGTCGCCGAGGCGGCAATCCTGCACCTGCGCGCTCCCATCCTCCGGGTCACCGCGCCGGACGTGCCGGTCCCCCTGGCCAAGCTGATCGACTACTACCTGCCTGATGCGCAACAGATCAGGTTCGCCCTCGACGAGGTGTTGCAGTACTGA
- a CDS encoding response regulator transcription factor translates to MKMKILIADDHAIVRQGLRALIDKEDDMMVSAEAGTGAEAIKLTREECPDIIVMDISMPDTNGIDATRSITAAFPDVKVLALSMESDRRFVVEVLKAGANGYVLKDAAFSELATAIRAVAAGETYLPSRVTTLLIKEYLQRIPEDVPATYENLSTREREILQLIANGSNAKEIAFAFGVSVKTVENQRHSIMKKLDLFSIAELTKYAVRQGLTSLK, encoded by the coding sequence ATGAAGATGAAGATTTTGATCGCTGATGACCACGCTATCGTACGCCAGGGGCTGCGCGCGCTGATCGACAAGGAAGACGACATGATGGTCAGCGCAGAGGCCGGCACCGGTGCGGAGGCCATCAAGCTCACCCGCGAGGAGTGCCCGGACATCATTGTGATGGATATCTCCATGCCCGACACCAACGGTATCGACGCCACCCGCAGCATCACGGCCGCCTTCCCCGATGTAAAGGTGCTGGCCCTCTCCATGGAATCGGACCGCCGTTTCGTGGTAGAGGTCCTGAAGGCGGGAGCCAACGGCTACGTGCTCAAGGACGCCGCCTTTTCCGAACTCGCCACCGCCATCCGTGCCGTTGCCGCCGGCGAAACCTACCTCCCCTCCCGGGTCACCACCCTGCTCATCAAGGAATACCTGCAGCGCATTCCCGAGGACGTCCCGGCCACCTACGAAAACCTCTCCACGAGGGAACGTGAGATCCTGCAGCTCATTGCCAACGGCTCCAATGCCAAGGAGATAGCCTTTGCCTTCGGCGTGAGTGTCAAGACGGTAGAAAACCAGCGCCACAGCATCATGAAGAAGCTGGACCTGTTCAGCATCGCCGAGCTGACCAAGTACGCCGTGCGCCAGGGGTTGACCTCTTTGAAATGA
- a CDS encoding Thivi_2564 family membrane protein, giving the protein MPLVHVILVLIVVGVLLWLVNTYIPMAGSIKSILNAVVVIVVVLWLLNVFGLMHNLTKLRVGK; this is encoded by the coding sequence ATGCCTTTGGTACACGTGATACTGGTTCTCATCGTGGTCGGCGTATTGCTGTGGCTGGTGAACACCTACATCCCCATGGCTGGATCGATAAAATCCATACTCAACGCCGTGGTGGTCATCGTGGTTGTGCTCTGGCTTTTGAACGTCTTCGGACTCATGCACAACCTGACCAAGCTCAGAGTGGGCAAGTGA
- a CDS encoding TVP38/TMEM64 family protein, whose amino-acid sequence MNLKKILILLVVAAAVALFFLFDLQRFLTLEALKANRQLLADYYAAHQGTTVALFMVIYILQTALSLPGAAVLSLAAGAVFGVLAGTVYAVCAATIGATLAFLVTRYLLRDLVAGRFGTRLEGLNRELEQRGWNYLLFLRLVPLFPFFLINLAAGLTRLPLRVFVLGTLVGIIPGGFVFVNAGASLAAINSLADVASARVLGSFALLGLFALAPVLYGRLKR is encoded by the coding sequence ATGAACCTGAAGAAGATCTTGATACTCCTCGTCGTCGCCGCTGCGGTGGCGCTGTTCTTCCTTTTCGACCTGCAGCGTTTTCTCACCCTGGAGGCGCTGAAGGCGAACCGGCAGCTTCTTGCCGACTACTACGCTGCGCACCAGGGAACCACAGTCGCCCTGTTCATGGTGATCTACATCCTGCAGACCGCGCTTTCCCTCCCCGGTGCCGCTGTCCTCTCCCTCGCCGCGGGCGCCGTCTTCGGCGTGCTGGCGGGTACCGTCTACGCCGTCTGCGCCGCCACCATTGGTGCCACGCTCGCCTTCCTGGTCACCCGCTACCTGCTCAGGGATCTGGTTGCCGGCCGTTTCGGCACCCGCCTGGAGGGGCTCAACCGCGAACTGGAGCAGCGAGGGTGGAACTACCTGTTGTTCCTGAGGCTGGTGCCACTCTTTCCCTTCTTCCTGATCAACCTCGCCGCCGGTCTCACCCGGCTGCCGCTGCGCGTCTTCGTCCTGGGGACGCTGGTTGGCATCATCCCCGGGGGCTTCGTCTTCGTTAACGCCGGGGCGAGTCTCGCCGCCATCAACTCACTTGCCGACGTCGCCTCGGCGCGGGTTTTGGGCTCCTTTGCCCTGCTGGGGCTGTTCGCGCTGGCACCGGTTCTTTACGGAAGGCTGAAACGGTAA
- a CDS encoding mercuric reductase produces the protein MTTNDLESVPDSVENRLLAANVRPEGWQNPAPAERYNLVVLGAGTAGLVCAAGAAGLGARVALVERGFLGGDCLNVGCVPSKALLRAARAVFDARSGGGFGVVGGEGVGADFGTAMERLRRLRAGISRHDAARRFRDELGVDVFLGAARFTGADSVEVAGAQLKFARAALCTGARAAVPAIPGLVEAGYLTNETVFSLTELPATLAVIGGGPIGCELAQAFARFGAQVTLVEPGGQLLGRDDPDAATVLLEAFRREEIAVHLGTEVVAVERRGGSKVLRLQREGTLFEVEVAGILVGAGRAPNVEGLGFDQAGIAYDGNGVTVSDTLQTSNPRVYAAGDICSRLRFTHTADAQARILIANALFKGRRKNSSLTIPWCTYTDPEVAHVGMYPAEAAARGIEVDTLTVPFTEVDRAVLDGEEEGFARVHLKRGSDTILGATIVARHAGEMISEVTLAMGSGLGLIAIGNTIHPYPTQSESWRKLADAYQRRRLTPLVRRLLAAWLSLQRKW, from the coding sequence ATGACCACCAACGACCTGGAATCTGTACCGGATAGCGTGGAAAACCGACTGCTGGCGGCCAACGTGCGTCCCGAGGGGTGGCAGAATCCTGCCCCCGCTGAGCGCTACAACCTTGTCGTCCTGGGGGCCGGCACGGCCGGCCTGGTTTGCGCCGCGGGTGCCGCCGGACTGGGAGCGCGGGTTGCCCTCGTCGAACGCGGCTTTTTGGGCGGCGACTGCCTGAATGTTGGTTGCGTTCCCTCCAAGGCGCTGCTGAGGGCGGCCCGCGCCGTGTTCGATGCCCGCTCCGGCGGTGGCTTCGGCGTGGTTGGGGGCGAAGGGGTGGGCGCAGATTTCGGCACCGCCATGGAGCGGCTGCGGCGCCTGCGGGCGGGTATCAGCCGGCACGACGCAGCGCGGCGCTTCCGGGACGAACTGGGCGTCGACGTCTTCTTAGGCGCGGCGCGCTTTACCGGTGCGGACAGCGTCGAGGTGGCGGGGGCGCAACTGAAGTTCGCCCGCGCCGCCCTCTGCACCGGGGCCCGCGCTGCCGTCCCCGCCATCCCCGGGCTGGTGGAGGCGGGTTACCTCACCAACGAGACCGTCTTCTCGCTCACCGAGCTCCCCGCGACGCTGGCCGTGATCGGCGGCGGCCCCATCGGCTGCGAACTTGCCCAGGCCTTCGCCCGATTCGGCGCACAGGTGACCCTGGTCGAACCGGGGGGGCAGCTTTTGGGGCGCGACGACCCCGATGCGGCAACGGTGCTGTTGGAGGCGTTCCGCCGCGAGGAGATAGCGGTACACCTGGGCACCGAGGTGGTCGCCGTCGAGCGGCGCGGCGGCAGTAAGGTGCTGCGGTTGCAGCGGGAAGGGACGTTATTCGAGGTGGAGGTCGCCGGCATCCTGGTCGGCGCCGGTCGCGCCCCCAACGTGGAGGGGCTGGGCTTCGACCAGGCGGGGATCGCTTACGACGGCAACGGCGTCACCGTGAGCGACACCTTGCAGACCTCCAACCCGCGCGTCTACGCGGCCGGCGACATCTGCTCGCGCCTGCGCTTCACCCACACCGCCGACGCCCAGGCCAGGATCCTGATCGCCAACGCGCTCTTCAAGGGAAGACGCAAGAATTCATCGCTCACCATCCCCTGGTGCACCTACACCGATCCCGAGGTGGCCCACGTCGGCATGTACCCGGCGGAGGCCGCGGCGCGCGGCATCGAGGTAGACACCCTGACCGTTCCCTTCACCGAGGTAGACCGCGCCGTGTTGGACGGCGAGGAGGAAGGATTCGCCCGGGTGCACCTGAAGCGGGGAAGCGACACCATCCTGGGCGCGACCATCGTGGCGCGTCACGCGGGGGAGATGATCAGCGAGGTCACCCTGGCGATGGGCTCCGGGCTCGGCCTCATCGCCATAGGCAACACCATCCACCCCTATCCCACCCAGTCCGAGTCGTGGCGCAAACTCGCCGATGCCTATCAGCGCCGCCGCCTCACCCCCCTGGTGCGCAGGCTCCTGGCTGCCTGGCTCTCCTTGCAAAGAAAATGGTAA